TGGTAAGGAATAACTTATAATTCTGCAACTATAATCAAACTgttacagctagctatagctagctaaattatTGTATATGTAgcgatagctagctagctacctacctaGCTACTTTCAATAAagttcaagaaaaaaataaatctataaatatatatagttagctagccagctagctagctatcataAATTATCAGCAGaagacatttgatattttgcatATATCCAGACAGATCTTCCCATCACAGCTGCAAATACTTAACAGAAGATTAAAGCTACCAGAAGTGTAATCTGTGATTAAAAATTAGTAACCcttatttctttaaaagtttaaatacaaCAGCTTCCGTTGAACATTAAACAAATGGTTAGCTACAGTTGTTAAACTTTTCGAATACACTGGCCAGAGTCATCGCATGGCATCCGCTTGGTagccatttttttaatgaaaacatgATAATGTCACGGCTGCCGAAGTGGTTGTGCGGCTATCCTAAGTGGTTGTGCGGCTATCCTAAGTGGTTGTGCGGCTATCCTGTATGGTTGTGCGGCTATCCTGTACGGTTGTGCGGCTATCCTGTCGGTTGTGCGGCTATCCTAAACGGTCGTGCGGCTATCCGAAAATGAATTaggaatattattattattattattattattattattattattattattattattattattattattattattattattattattattattattatagcgTATGAAATTATAATGGTCCGTGATTCTATGTGCGATTATCTTACACCCTAAACACATTAAATACTTTACATgttccaattttttaaaaaagaaccatTTTTAAGGAACTTGGTGTTCTTTAACAACTTATTAAAACATTGTTATAAAAGCGGAATGTATTGTTCTATTGTTACTCACAAGACAAGAACGTGTTGTTCCCATAGGGAATTTGATGTGACGGTATATATCGTTCCACTCTATTTGTTCCGTTGAATTCTTTTATATATCATAACGATAATATATGCGAAATGATTATCTTGAGGAATAGTTATTTAATTATGAATACTCTGCAGTCTAATTTATATTGTGCCACTTGAAATAATTCCGTTTTCGCTGCTACCTTAACTCTGCTATGGAGAGCGTCCTTCATTATAAAAAGGAATTGTTTTAATGAGAAGTTTCTCAACTAATACTTTGTATACGAAGTAAAGTATAAGGTAAGttgttcaaactttaaatttatagtaaataggattctttttttatttaaatgattcttttttttatcctaCTTTCTATGCTTTGTTAAAAACTAATATTGTTATAAACtttctataaattttgtttctagagAACTTTAAAGAAATCGGAATGACAAAACGAGTCTTGCAAAAGCCTGCGTGGAAAGAGGCATTGGGAGCCTCAATGAGATCGAAAAGGCTTAAGTTAATGCCTGATAAAGATAACCGCTTTTGTTGTCCTGTGGCTGATTGTGACAGCGAGTCGTATGGAAGTAAAAGAGGGTGTAGAAAACATGTCTATAACCGTCATGGATGGTTTTATTATTTCGATAAAAGACCAAATATCGACGAAGTACTTCCCCACTTCAGTACGAGAAATCGCATAAAAGATCCCCAAAGAAAGCGCGCCTCCACATTTTCAATGCCGTCTTTTGCTAAAACATGTAATTTGGCAGTTGCATTTAGGACATGGTTAAAAAGTCCAGGTGGTGGTGGTAAAGATTATTCTCAGGCCGATCAAATAActtgtaaagttttaaagtatGCCAAATATTGCTGCGAGGATTCTCCTTCGGTATGGGAAGTACCATTCCCTGTTATCGACTACTGTGTTGGCTCTATTAATATGCTTTCTGATTTCGTAGATTTTTTGAGAGACCAATGGAAGGTTGGCTTCTCAGGAATAATTGGCTACATGAATGCTATTGGGCACATGCTTGATTACAGACGAAGCACAGGTACGACTGAAAAAAATTTGTCGATATTTGTTGCTGCAGAGATTTATTTGCACCGTGTTAAGAAATTCCTCCTTCGTAAAATGAAAGCTGAATGGAAGTGTATCTTAAGTGTTGAATATCTAAACAGTATAGACTGTTGGGCGACACTATATGATTTACAAAAGGTGACACCATACCAtagtgaaaaatataaacaaattgtgTTAAATGCTAAAAACGCAAGTGCATGTGTCGCAGCACACGATTTATCATTTTCAACTTCCTTCATAGTAgctgtattatttttaatggtGAAGGCTTCAAGACCCATGACGTATCAAACTCTTACAGTAACAATGATTAAAGGCGTGAAAGAGGATGGTTTTATAGATCAGAATGTCTTTAAAACTGCGGAGAAATACGGATTTGACTCTCTTTATTTTTCCATAGATGTACTCACACTAATAAATGAATACATTGACAATGTACGACGAAGATTGAACCCCACCAACGATTATCTACTAGTGTGTCGAAATGGTAAGCAGTTGACGCGTATTTCGGACGTATTCGGTAGAATTGTTTATCAAGCAATTGCTAAGTATATAAATCCTACACGATATAGGCAAATCATCGAAACCGAAAGTGTTGCACACTTAGAAACAAAAGAACAAGCAATTCTTTCTCAAGATCAAAAACACACGTCGCAGGTAGCTAAAGTTCATTACCAGAAGACTGAATCGCGCAATATAGCTGCAAAAGCCAGGTTATGTATGGATAAATTACGAGATCAACTTTAACTGTAAGTGAAATCAATAGTAACACCAAAAATGTGAAAACGTCTGGAAGTACTTTGGAACACGAAACACCTGTTCAAACAAGACAGAAAAAAGTTAGTTTTAGTGCCATGGAGGACAAGTTTTTACAAGCTGGGCTACAAAAATATGGCAATGCAAAATGGACTTCCATTCTCGCAGATCCTAACTACTCCTTTCATTGTAGCCGTAAAGCTAGTACATTGGCGGTTAGAGcgaagacaaaaaaatttatataagtttaaattgtatttataataaaaataactttgtaaatttacaaagatttttgaaaaccagaATATTCAAATAGTCTTTTAACTTTGTTACAGTCAAAACCGGCGTACACAAAAAGGCTTTTTTTCCTCTTACGATTTGGCCAATAATCTGGTGTATTAAGTACCCTCGTTTGTGAAGGCGGTTCGCAAAAACTTGGTTCTCCCTTCAAAGCCGCTATCGGTATAGTTAGGAAAACTTCATCATCTGATaggcaaacaatatttttttccacggAAATTGCCAGCGTTGAACAGGAATGTGAGAACGGTAAAACCTCCTTAGATGCTGAGCATTCGTTATCCGAAACGTTTACCACAACTGCCTCTTCATTCACCATTTTAGCGTACACATAAGCGTCCACACAATTTAGGTGAAACTTACACGCTGTAAGCCTTTAAGTATGCAAATAATGGCGCAAATGTGACATTCATTAAACGCACACTCATCCCCATTCCTACTTAAAATGACtaaagtgattcttgtaacgccttgtaacgcatggacatgctgattgtaacgccttgtaacacgttgtaacgctttgtaacctatttccatgaaaaaatgactgtgaaatttttggaaatggctagagtgattcttgtaacgccttgtaacgcatggacatgctgattgtaacgccttgtaacacgttgtaacgctttgtaacctatttccatgaaaaaatgactgtgaaatttttggaaatggctaaagtgattcttgtaacgccttgtaacgcatggacatgctgattgtaacgccttgtaacacgttgtaacgctttgtaacctatttccatgaaaaaatgactgtgaaatttttggaaatggctaaagtgattcttgtaacgccttgtaacgcatggacatgctgattgtaacgccttgtaacacgttgtaacgctttgtaacctatttccatgaaaaaatgactgtgaaatttttggaaatggctagagtgattcttgtaacgccttgtaacgcatggacatgctgattgtaacgccttgtaacacgttgtaacgctttgtaacctatttccatgaaaaaatgactgtgaaatttttggaaatggctagagtgattcttgtaacgccttgtaacgcatggacatgctgattgtaacgccttgtaacacgttgtaacgctttgtaacctattttcatgaaaaaatgactgtgaaatttttgaaaatggctagagtgattcttgtaacgccttgtaacgcatggacatgctgattgtaacgccttgtaacacgttgtaacgctttgtaacctatttccatgaaaaaatgactgtgaaatttttggaaatggctaaagtgattcttgtaacgccttgtaacacatggacatgctgattgtaacgccttgtaacacgttgtaacgctctgtaacctatttccatgaaaaaatgtatgtgaaatttttggaaatggctaaagtgattcttgtaacgccttgtaacgcatggacatgctgattgtaacgccttgtaacacgttgtaacgctttgtaacctatttccatgaaaaaatgactgtgaaatttttggaaatggctagagtgattcttgtaatgccttgtaacgcatggacatgctgattgtaacgccttgtaacacgttgtaacgctttgtaacctatttctgtAGAGAAAACCGCTTTTCGCATGTCACTTTAGAAAAGGAGTATGTGGTGGGATATGAGGTAAGGAAAacgcaaaaaagtttttttttaattgtcttcTTCGTCCGAACTAATGCAGATAACATCACAATCGAGAGAAGTGGTTGAATTATCTGCGGAAAATAGCTCTAATTTTACTGAAGAAATTTCAGGAACGCTTTCATCATCTGACACGAGGTCTATAAAAGCAGTACTGTTATTTGCTGGACAAAACGGCATATATTCTTGCTTAACAGTGGAAACAGGTTTTGTCGACTGAGCATTGATTTCATGTTCttctgtttcttcttcttcccTATGACCTTCCTCCTCTTCGTttgtttcctcttcttcttcctcgTTCTCTTCGCGGTCGTGGCTACTACCTTCTCCTTCGTCTTCGTCTTGCTCAATTAGTTGTGCCCAATCAGGGTAGAGCTCCTTCATTTCTTTCGTCGGGAAGCAATCGCGGCAGGAGTTTGTAGCAAGCAACCACGTGTCGTAGAACGTGTCACTACCCTGCCAGTTGATCCTTTTACGGCGTTTGAATGCTACCAAGGTCTCATCGTTATTAATTAATGGGCAGATTTCCTCCCATGCCCCAGCGGCTATCTCGTACATTTTGCGCATATATTCAGCACTGTGTAACTTGTTTTCTATGTCAAACAGTTCATGATCAAAGTTAAGCGCATGGTACAAAATGCCATCCCTATCGTCGGCCGCAATAATGGCATAGTCGATAGCCTCTTGCGGAACTGCATTCTCAATCTGAACTCGTGTGCTTAGACCACTGCTAGATGCTTCCAATGTTTGCTCTTCGTCCAAGAAGACCGACGGATCGCAATCAACGTCGTTGTACACAGCGCCTACTTGATTTTTCTTCGCAACATTGGTTTCGCTGGTGAAAAGCGAGATGTCTTTCAACTGGCTGGCAACGTACACAAATATTTCCATGCAGTGCATTCTCATTCACTCTACGGGAAAAAAGtcattacttatttttatgcatattgATTTACACCATTGTTATCATTTATTCTCATGAGATACTTACTTGTTATGCTATTGTCCTTCACTCGAAGTGTCTTAGTTTCGAAAACTTCAAGACGACGCAGGATAGCCTCACCATCTACACCATTTCCGAAGTCCGGCATTATAttagttgttataaaaaaacccgAATTGTATTGAAAACGGGCCGGTTCTTTGTGTTTTTGCGGGATCATAACCAAGCCGCCTATAAGAGAAAGTGGTATCCCATCTGCACATTGCCACATTTTATTCAAAGTAAATGTTCATGTACTGCATCGACATCGACTTACCTTGCAATATTCTTTTTGCATCTTCACAACATAGACTGTCGCTAGTCCATTCATCCATAAATACGACTTGTGTATTTCTATTTATCAGGTGGCCTGAGAATCGACCATCCCGAACCACGCCAGCAATGTACATTTCTGGAATAATGCCTAAAAGGACAAATGTATGTCAGTAAGTGCCGTCTAAAAGTCAGAAGTTTTCACGAACTTTATTTAATTACCTTGAAATGGAGCAAACCAACTAGTCTTTCCACTATCAGGAGGACCTACCAGcaacaatttcttttctttcatgGGATACTGACCGGCGAGCAAAATTTGGtaccatttttgataaaaacgcAACCGCACATTTCTATCTGGGAAGCTATTTTCGACACCTACAAATGTAGTTCAGTGCACTTTTTTTAGAActacgttacaacaagttacaatacgttacaacacgttaaaagaaaaagagccaacatttttattcactgacaatgcgttacaacaagttacaatacgttacaacacgttacaattaccaccttgatatgttacaacgcgttaaaagaaaaaaaacacattttcttcactgacaatgcgttacaacaagttacaatacgttacaacacgttacaactaccaccttgatatgttacaacgcgttaaaagataaaaaaaacatattcttcACTgaaaatgcgttacaacaagttacaatacgttacaacacgttacaactaccaccttgatatgttacaacgcgttaaaagataaaaaaaacacattttcttcactgacaatgcgttacaacaagttacaatacgttacaacacgttacaactaccaccttgatatgttacaacgcgttaaaagataaaaaaaaacatattcttcactgacaatgcgttacaacaagttacaatacgttacaacacgttacaactaccaccttgatatgttacaacgcgttaaaagataaaaaaacacattttcttcactgacaatgcgttacaacaagttacaatacgttacaacacgttacaactaccaccttgatatgttacaacgcgttaaaagaaaaagagccaacatttttattcactgacaatgcgttacaacaagttacaatacgttacaacacgttacaattaccaccttgatatgttacaacgcgttaaaagaaaaaaaacacattttcttcactgacaatgcgttacaacaagttacaatacgttacaacacgttacaactaccaccttgatatgttacaacgtgttaaaagaaaaagagccaacatttttttactgacaatgcgttacaacaagttacaatacgttacaacacgttacaactaccaccttgatatgttacaacgcgttaaaagaaaaaaaacacattttcttaacgcgttaaaagaaaagtaaaaacaattacCTTCTATAAATGGCTTTGGTTCGGGATTTTTTCCCTCACGATAAAAGAACTGTACGAATGCTAGGGGAGATCCCTTTAAATTTGGCTTGACATCGAAACATTTTTTGGCGATGTTATAACAAACTCCATTTGGCAAGCATTCAATGTAATTGTAATCCAGAGTTATTTGATCAATTATTTGACACTCGCCGTCCGACAGCAAAAATACCAACTCTCGTAAATTTGGCGTAATTTCGTTGGCGATTGCTTTGTTTTTCAACGAGCGATAGAGATAGCTTTTCACCGAACAACAGTAAACGTATGTCTATCTGCCTTctcctatttttttatatacaccTCCATTGCACAGTCCAAAGCTATTCCTCTCCATCATCCTTCGAACTATATCCACGGATTGACAAAGTTTGTTAGTTGGCTTAACGGGAATAGTTACTTCTGTGCCTATGCGTGTAACAatgtaaaaacatgttttaacttcTACAAAAAACTTAGTCTTATTATTGGAGAAGTAAGTAAATTTGTTCGTGGCAACTTACCTTCCGATTTATCAATTACTTTTAAATCAAGCGATGTAAATCTGATTTCGGATAAACCACGAATTACATCTTGATATACctctttatcaatattttttgttagaatTAACTGACAGGGTTTCATCGAGTACTGTTCGCTTTCCATTACAGCAACGTGGTCAAGTTGAACACCTTCATCTCTAGCTGCACTCCTAATCATTGTGCGATGGGATATCTCAACTATCCGTTTTGCTTCTTCCCTATTGTGGTCTTTCAAGACTTGGTATAACGATCCTGAGAATGCTTGCAATGCACTGGTTTTGCCTACAAATATCAAATGTGGCGTAAAATATTCGAAAAACATTGACAGTATTTCAAGTACTAAAAGGTTCAAGTATTTACCTCTTGTCTGTATAGCATTGCACGTTGTTAAATTCAATCCGGCTTGCATAAAAGACTTCgacaaatttgtttcaaattgactTAAGGTACAGTTTGGCAAGTCGCACGCGATCCAGAAAGAAatgccaggaaatgtttcagGCGCATTTGCGCCGTTTCTGTTATCACCTTCACTGCTAGAGTCGGCTCCTTCTTCTTTCTCCCCTTCATTCCTCATCGACTTTCTCTTACGAGGTCTGGCCATATAggtaatacaagaaaaaaaacaggataCTTGTTCGTTGCTAAGCAATATGTTCTCCATCTGCATTCTCTTGCCCCAAATGACCTCGCGGGCATCAACATCACTTCCCCACATCGCACGAACGGCTACTACCTGATATTTTCTTATTACCGGTTGGACGATGCATGCCTTCAGGGCGCGTTTCAAAACTTCACTTCGCAGTTGCCTGTTAGCCATGTTCTGCTAAGTAATACAAACGAATGCTGTAGCGGAACAAAAATAATCTCCtatggttattattattattattattattattattattattattattattattattattattattattattattattattattattattattattattattattattattattattattattattattattattattattattattattattattattattattattattattattattattattattattattattattattattattattattattattattattattattattattattattattattattattattattattattattattattattattattattattattattattattattattattattattattattattattattattattattattattattattattattattattattattattattattattttcataaaaattacgacacgttttatttttaacatgtttcgactttaccaaagtcatcttcagaatattatacaaaagttgatacatacactctttatacaaaaattttttcgaaagttatttaaatatttcccaaaagtacaatttatatgaattatacacaagctaatccatgttgacaaaataatattagataaactaacaaaagttagttaaataaaatttataaacacaatttgtttaagacaattaaatatttcccaaaagtacaattttttaattttattaaatgaatttaCAATGCTAAATCAATATCTAAGTAACAAAAACGATATTGAACAGGCGGctaatacaaaacataaaattaaacggataaattgatGATGCAATGCTTAACTTCTTTATTGAGGTCTGGTTTCAACCAAGAAATATGCATACCCTCTTTGAGTTTCCTCTGCCAATCAGTGTCTGCATGatccaaaatagaaaaacaattttcgttACATAGTAATTTACAGTTAAGATTAGACTGCATATGCTTAAATATTTGtgagtttttatcagttttcaaaTGTTCTTTAACTCTACTAGAAATGTGCCTGGTGGTTTCACCCACATAGCTAGCATTACAACtagcacaaacaaatttatacacaagtccagatttaaaagattcaggaactcgtccttgcaagaaaaataatctttaattttacacGACTTAAAAACGAGGCACACATTGATTTCTTTACACATCTTATTGACAAGTTGATTGACTTTTTCTTTGGCAGTAATAGAGTACTTGCCAATAAAAGGCAATTTAAAATACCTCTTTTCTAATACATTAGTTGTCTCTGTACTGACAGCTGTAGAAAAATTCTTATCAAGGTAATTTGAAATATGGCGATTTACCAGTTTtgtaggaaaaaagttttttctcaaaatttcagTCAGAGCCTTAATATTAATGTCAAAGTGTTTCCAACTGTTGTTAATTTTGAAAGCCCTGTCAATTAGTGTTTTAATGAGACCTATTTTATAGATTTTGGGAGTGAAACTAAAATAATTAGTTAAAAGGCCAGTATAGGTTGACTTATGGAACACAGAAGTATAAAATTTGTCACTGGTGTTCTCAATTAAAATGTCAAGAAAAGGAAGTTTACCATCAACTTGTTTTTCTaaggtaaattttatattagGGTGTCTCTGATTCAAGTATTCAAAAAAGGCCAACGCTTCACTTTCATCGTTAAATAAAGCAAAGATGTCATCCACATATCTACGGTAGTATGTTGGGCCACAACCCGAGTAATTTTTTATCCATTCCTTTTCTTTAACGCCCATGAAAAGATTCGCTAAAATAGGTGCCAGCGGCGAGCCCATGGCAACACCATTTAGCATTGTAAATTCatttaataacattaaaaaattgtacttttgggaaatatttaattgtcttaaacaaattgtgtatataaattttatttaactaacttttgttagtttatctaatattattttgtcaacatggattagcttgtgtataattcatataaattgtacttttgggaattatttaaataactttcgaaaaaattttgtataaagagtgtatgtatcaacttttgtataatattctgaagatgactttggtaaagtcgaaacatgttaaaaataaaacgtgtcgtaatttttatgaaaatactttgcaatcttgtgttgctacgaagttttggaaatataatatttgatattgcaCACAAGTATAACGGACAGCTTACAGTCGGAGACTTACGTAAGTACGAAAAGTTATCATAcaaagttgaaaaaaagaatttggaTTTAACTTTCTTAAGAAACTGTCAGTCATTTAATGTTACAccaaagtttttatgttttaatttacCACACACCAATTTTAATGATGGGCGATTAATACGTAAACGCTTACTGAAAAGTGCCATTCACAAAGGAGAAAAAGAACGAATCAAGTTAGGAAAAGAATATGTAAATCACGGCCAATCTCTTAGTGATACCTTGAATTCTATAGATTTCTATATTTTACGGAAAGCAGCCGAGAAAAGTGATGAAAAAAGTATTAGAAAATGCATTTTTACCCAAGAGAAGAAACTTAGAAGTCTAACTAAAAACGTCGCACCACCGTTTACAGCAGACGAAATTGAAAAAATGGTCTGTCTTTTGCCATTCCACCATTAACACTTAGGAAAACAGATGTGTTTGTTTCGTTTGAAATGATTTATCGATTTATGTCCTCAAATTTGAAAGATAAAAATGATGATAATCTTTTAAAGTCCAGCCTATCACATATTGCGAACAGTTATTACCACGATTACCGACCCAGTCGCGAAGTTATCAAAAGACATGGTATCCTgaaaaagtttaagaaaaacaatattgttattttaaagCCGGACAAGGGAAATGGGGTAGTAATCTTAGACAGAAAGGATTATGAAAAAGGCATCTTGGATATCATTTTAGATactactaaatttaaaaaactcgaCGAAGATCCAACATTGAAGAGAGAAGGACAGTTACAACGTTTTCTTaggaatttaaagaaaaaaggtttttttagtgACAAAGTGTACAACGATATATATCCCAGTGGTTCTCAACCGGCCAGAATATACGGCCTTCCTAAAATGCAtaaatcttttgaaaatttacctAAATTTAGGCCTATTATATCTTCTATAGGCACATGCAACTATCAACTTGCCAAGTTTTTAGGTGGTTTATTATCTGATGTAATTCCCAAGGATTACTGTACTGCAGATACTTTCACTTTCGTTGAGGAATTAAAAAGGTGAGTAAATCCGACAAGTTTATGgtttcttttgatgtttgtaGTCTTTTCACGAACATACCATTGAATGAAACATTAGATCTTGCAGTTCAACTTGTAATTGCCGGAAATcgtaaactcaaaatcacaaaatctGAACTAAAACAATTATTCGTTTTTGCAACGTCATCCTCgaattttttgttcaataatgaAATGTATGAACAGGTCGATGGTGTTTGCCATGGGCTCGCCGCTGGCACCTATTTTAGCGAATCTTTTCATGGGCGTTAAAGAAAAGGACAAATTTTATACTTCTGTGTTCCATAAGTCAACCTATACTGGCCTTTTAACTAATTATTTTAGTTTCACTCCCAAAATCTATAAAATAGGTCTCATCAAAACACTAATTGACAGGACTTTCAAAATTAACAACAGTTGGAAACACTTTGACATTAATATTAAGGCTCTGActgaaattttgagaaaaaaattttttcctaCAAAACTGGTAAATCGCCATATTTCAAATTACCTTGATAAGAATTTTTCTACAGCTGTCAGTACAGAGACAACT
This DNA window, taken from Hydractinia symbiolongicarpus strain clone_291-10 chromosome 15, HSymV2.1, whole genome shotgun sequence, encodes the following:
- the LOC130628993 gene encoding uncharacterized protein LOC130628993 — encoded protein: MTKRVLQKPAWKEALGASMRSKRLKLMPDKDNRFCCPVADCDSESYGSKRGCRKHVYNRHGWFYYFDKRPNIDEVLPHFSTRNRIKDPQRKRASTFSMPSFAKTCNLAVAFRTWLKSPGGGGKDYSQADQITCKVLKYAKYCCEDSPSVWEVPFPVIDYCVGSINMLSDFVDFLRDQWKVGFSGIIGYMNAIGHMLDYRRSTGTTEKNLSIFVAAEIYLHRVKKFLLRKMKAEWKCILSVEYLNSIDCWATLYDLQKVTPYHSEKYKQIVLNAKNASACVAAHDLSFSTSFIVAVLFLMVKASRPMTYQTLTVTMIKGVKEDGFIDQNVFKTAEKYGFDSLYFSIDVLTLINEYIDNVRRRLNPTNDYLLVCRNGKQLTRISDVFGRIVYQAIAKYINPTRYRQIIETESVAHLETKEQAILSQDQKHTSQVAKVHYQKTESRNIAAKARLCMDKLRDQL
- the LOC130629110 gene encoding uncharacterized protein LOC130629110 — translated: MANRQLRSEVLKRALKACIVQPVIRKYQVVAVRAMWGSDVDAREVIWGKRMQMENILLSNEQVSCFFSCITYMARPRKRKSMRNEGEKEEGADSSSEGDNRNGANAPETFPGISFWIACDLPNCTLSQFETNLSKSFMQAGLNLTTCNAIQTRGKYLNLLVLEILSMFFEYFTPHLIFVGKTSALQAFSGSLYQVLKDHNREEAKRIVEISHRTMIRSAARDEGVQLDHVAVMESEQYSMKPCQLILTKNIDKEVYQDVIRGLSEIRFTSLDLKVIDKSEGTEVTIPVKPTNKLCQSVDIVRRMMERNSFGLCNGGVYKKIGEGR
- the LOC130628663 gene encoding uncharacterized protein LOC130628663, giving the protein MGSPLAPILANLFMGVKEKEWIKNYSGCGPTYYRRYVDDIFALFNDESEALAFFEYLNQRHPNIKFTLEKQVDGKLPFLDILIENTSDKFYTSVFHKSTYTGLLTNYFSFTPKIYKIGLIKTLIDRAFKINNSWKHFDINIKALTEILRKNFFPTKLVNRHISNYLDKNFSTAVSTETTNVLEKRYFKLPFIGKYSITAKEKVNQLVNKMCKEINVCNASYVGETTRHISSRVKEHLKTDKNSQIFKHMQSNLNCKLLCNENCFSILDHADTDWQRKLKEDIDLAL